Proteins found in one Haloferax litoreum genomic segment:
- a CDS encoding YeaH/YhbH family protein yields MGLRDDLERFREVGEQRREDLKEFISYGDLGASGAKDIKIPIKVVDLPEFRYDRLDMGGVGQGKGGTPDVGQPLGQPQPAPGDGDEGEPGEEGAEHEYYEMDPEQFAEALDEELGLQLEPKGKEVIEEVEGDFTDITRSGPHSTLDFERLFKEGLKRKLAMDFDEDFVREAMKVADTTPDDVYRWCRENNILVSLAWVDDEWTRIPDDERDTWASFEEMEANVERTTTVQRIRRDGLKEIPFRREDERYRHPEIIEKKRSNVVVVNIRDVSGSMRETKRELVERTFTPLDWYLTGKYDHAEFVYIAHDAEAWEVERDEFFGIRSGGGTRISSAYELAKEVLEERYPWREWNRYVFAAGDSENSSNDTKERVIPMMQEIDANLHAYVETQPGGTAINATHAEEVERTLGDEGNVVVAYVSDPDDVIDAIYRILSTEATVE; encoded by the coding sequence ATGGGACTGAGAGACGACCTCGAACGATTCCGCGAAGTCGGCGAACAACGCCGCGAAGACCTCAAGGAGTTCATCTCCTACGGTGACCTCGGCGCGTCCGGCGCGAAAGACATCAAGATACCAATCAAGGTCGTAGACCTCCCGGAGTTCCGCTACGACCGCCTCGACATGGGCGGCGTCGGCCAAGGAAAGGGTGGCACGCCAGACGTGGGACAACCGCTCGGCCAACCACAACCCGCACCCGGCGACGGTGACGAGGGCGAACCCGGCGAAGAAGGGGCCGAACACGAGTACTACGAGATGGACCCCGAGCAGTTCGCCGAGGCTCTCGACGAAGAACTCGGCTTGCAACTCGAACCGAAGGGAAAGGAGGTCATCGAGGAAGTCGAAGGCGACTTCACCGACATCACCCGAAGCGGCCCGCACAGCACCCTCGACTTCGAACGCCTGTTCAAAGAGGGTCTCAAGCGCAAACTGGCGATGGACTTCGACGAAGACTTCGTCCGCGAGGCGATGAAAGTCGCAGACACGACACCGGACGACGTCTACCGCTGGTGCCGCGAGAACAACATCCTCGTCTCGCTCGCATGGGTCGACGACGAGTGGACACGCATCCCCGACGACGAACGCGACACGTGGGCCTCGTTCGAGGAGATGGAAGCGAACGTCGAGCGAACGACGACGGTCCAGCGCATCCGCCGCGACGGCCTCAAAGAGATTCCGTTCCGCCGCGAGGACGAACGCTACCGTCACCCCGAGATAATCGAGAAGAAGCGTTCGAACGTCGTCGTGGTCAACATCCGCGACGTGTCCGGGTCGATGCGCGAGACGAAACGCGAACTCGTCGAGCGCACCTTCACGCCACTGGACTGGTACCTCACAGGCAAGTACGACCACGCCGAGTTCGTCTACATCGCCCACGACGCGGAGGCGTGGGAAGTCGAACGCGACGAGTTCTTCGGCATCCGCTCGGGCGGTGGGACGCGCATCTCCTCGGCCTACGAACTGGCCAAAGAGGTGCTCGAAGAACGCTACCCGTGGCGCGAGTGGAACCGCTACGTCTTCGCCGCTGGTGACTCCGAGAACTCCTCGAACGACACCAAAGAGCGCGTCATCCCGATGATGCAGGAAATCGACGCGAACCTCCACGCGTACGTCGAGACACAACCCGGTGGCACCGCCATCAACGCGACCCACGCCGAGGAAGTCGAACGGACCCTCGGCGACGAGGGCAACGTCGTCGTCGCGTACGTCTCCGACCCCGACGACGTCATCGACGCGATATACCGCATCCTCAGCACGGAGGCGACAGTAGAATGA
- a CDS encoding DASH family cryptochrome: protein MPASTALVWFRRDLRLHDNDALAAACEADHVVPVYCFDPRDYGPCDFGGTDSFVFRKTGAHRARFRLESVADLRSSLRDRGSELVVRVGHPESVLSSVADAVDADVVTMHTWPTAEERQVEAAVTKTLDEAGVGSRQFWGHTLTHVDDLPMGLADVPDTYTTFRKAVEAESKIRTPSPIPELPPLPADAPIAGDIPTVSDLDSTLSPPTHDDRGVLPFDGGETAALDRVESYIWEGDHLRAYKETRNGMLGSDYSSKFSPWLNEGCLSPRYVQSEVDRYEVRRVKNDSTYWLTFELQWRDFFQFQFAKHGSEFFQRGGIRHRTDIDWRVDDAQFERWASGQTGIPFVDANMRELNATGYVSNRGRQNVASFLANNLRLDWRRGAAYFETHLVDYDPASNYGNWAYIAGVGNDSRDRYFNLVKQARQYDGDAAYVKHWIPELAALPPNYAHEPWTMTPAEQAEYGVELGDDYPEPMIHLEKSYEKLR, encoded by the coding sequence ATGCCTGCTTCGACTGCGCTCGTGTGGTTTCGACGCGACCTTCGCCTCCACGACAACGACGCCCTCGCCGCGGCGTGCGAGGCAGACCACGTCGTTCCCGTCTACTGCTTCGACCCACGAGACTACGGCCCCTGCGACTTTGGCGGCACTGACTCCTTCGTGTTCCGGAAGACCGGTGCACACCGCGCCCGCTTCCGCCTCGAATCGGTCGCCGACCTCCGGTCGTCGCTGCGTGACCGTGGGAGCGAACTCGTGGTCCGCGTGGGACACCCGGAATCTGTGCTCTCTTCGGTCGCAGACGCCGTCGACGCCGACGTCGTCACCATGCACACGTGGCCGACGGCCGAGGAGCGACAGGTCGAAGCAGCAGTCACGAAGACGCTCGACGAGGCAGGAGTCGGGTCACGGCAGTTCTGGGGCCACACGCTCACCCACGTCGACGACCTGCCGATGGGCCTCGCCGACGTACCGGACACCTACACGACGTTCCGGAAAGCAGTCGAAGCGGAGTCGAAGATTCGCACACCGAGTCCGATTCCCGAGTTGCCCCCGTTGCCGGCGGATGCACCCATCGCGGGTGACATTCCGACCGTCTCCGACCTCGATTCAACACTCTCGCCGCCGACACACGACGACCGAGGCGTCCTTCCATTCGACGGCGGTGAGACAGCAGCACTCGACCGAGTGGAGTCGTACATCTGGGAGGGTGACCACCTCCGGGCGTACAAAGAGACGCGAAACGGGATGCTCGGGTCAGACTACTCCTCGAAGTTCTCTCCGTGGCTGAACGAGGGGTGTCTCTCGCCTCGGTACGTACAGTCCGAAGTCGACCGCTACGAAGTCCGGCGGGTGAAGAACGACTCGACGTACTGGCTCACGTTCGAACTCCAGTGGCGCGACTTCTTCCAGTTCCAATTCGCCAAACACGGGTCGGAGTTCTTCCAGCGTGGCGGCATCAGGCACCGAACCGACATCGACTGGCGGGTCGACGACGCACAGTTCGAGCGGTGGGCGTCCGGCCAGACGGGTATCCCCTTCGTCGACGCGAACATGCGGGAGTTGAACGCGACGGGGTACGTGTCGAACCGTGGTCGGCAGAACGTCGCGTCGTTCCTCGCGAACAATCTCCGCCTCGACTGGCGGCGCGGCGCGGCGTACTTCGAGACGCACCTCGTCGACTACGACCCCGCGTCGAACTACGGCAACTGGGCGTACATCGCGGGCGTCGGCAACGACTCGCGGGACCGCTATTTCAACCTCGTCAAACAGGCGCGGCAGTACGACGGCGACGCCGCGTACGTGAAACACTGGATTCCGGAACTCGCTGCCCTCCCGCCGAACTACGCCCACGAACCGTGGACGATGACGCCCGCAGAACAGGCCGAGTACGGCGTCGAACTGGGTGACGACTACCCCGAACCGATGATACACCTCGAGAAATCTTACGAGAAACTCAGGTAA
- a CDS encoding SLC13 family permease, whose product MLVVFAIILLALVLFATEWFPIDVTAILVMVLLIVLQPWTQISAREGISGFANPATITVLAMLILSTGINRTGIVQLLGRKMAAFAGSNRRKQLAATIGITGPISGLINNTPVVAILVPVINDLAHNGNTSPSKLLMPLSFASMLGGTLTLIGTSTNILASDIAAQLGAESPELGLHAFGMFEFTKLGLIVFVVGSLYLMTVGVRLLPERIPADEDLVEEYALQEYLADVVVPADSSLIGKTVEEALGDDELDIDVLQLIRYGERYSEPLARKEIRESDTLRLRTNRETLEHIMDTEGLTLRGGPRTEDDLHPDDEEPVLVEVVIPSGSFLVGETLASSTFRQRYDANVLAFRTRGDVVRDRFENIRIRVGDTLLVQAPPDSLTRLVENEDFIVAHEFDEVTYRSDKIPFAVGIIAGVVALPALNILPIVVSALAGVVAMVFTGVLKPTELYSSVEWNVIFLLAGVIPLGIALQQTGAAALLGDLVASTAVFLPAIGVLWVFYVATGLLTSVISNNASVVLMIPVAASAAQSIGANAFAFVLAVTFAASTAFMTPVGYQTNLFVYGPGGYKFSDFLRVGAPLQLLLSVVTVLGIAFFWGVRA is encoded by the coding sequence ATGCTCGTCGTTTTTGCGATTATTCTGCTCGCGCTCGTGTTGTTCGCGACCGAGTGGTTTCCCATCGACGTCACCGCGATTCTGGTGATGGTGCTATTGATTGTACTCCAACCGTGGACGCAGATATCGGCTCGGGAGGGAATCTCGGGATTTGCGAATCCTGCCACGATAACCGTCCTCGCCATGCTCATCCTGAGTACCGGAATCAACCGAACCGGCATCGTCCAGTTGCTCGGTCGGAAGATGGCCGCGTTCGCGGGGTCAAACCGACGCAAGCAGCTCGCGGCGACGATTGGCATCACCGGCCCTATCTCGGGACTCATCAACAACACGCCGGTCGTCGCTATCTTGGTCCCGGTTATCAACGACCTCGCACATAACGGGAACACCTCTCCGTCGAAATTGCTGATGCCGCTGTCGTTCGCTTCGATGCTCGGCGGCACGTTGACGCTCATCGGGACGTCGACGAACATCCTCGCGAGCGATATCGCAGCCCAACTCGGAGCAGAGTCCCCCGAACTTGGCCTCCACGCGTTCGGCATGTTCGAGTTCACCAAACTCGGACTCATCGTGTTCGTGGTTGGCTCGCTCTATCTGATGACGGTCGGCGTTCGACTGCTCCCCGAACGGATTCCCGCTGACGAGGACCTCGTCGAGGAGTACGCCCTTCAGGAGTACCTCGCGGACGTCGTCGTTCCAGCGGACTCGTCGTTGATCGGAAAGACGGTCGAGGAGGCACTCGGAGACGACGAACTCGACATCGACGTGTTACAGTTGATTCGATACGGCGAGCGCTATTCGGAACCGCTCGCTCGCAAGGAGATCCGCGAGAGTGACACACTCCGACTCAGGACGAACCGGGAGACGCTCGAGCACATCATGGACACAGAAGGCCTCACCTTGAGAGGTGGCCCCCGAACTGAAGACGACCTGCATCCAGACGACGAAGAACCCGTGCTCGTCGAAGTCGTCATTCCGTCGGGGTCGTTCCTCGTCGGTGAGACCCTCGCGAGTTCGACCTTCAGACAGCGCTACGACGCGAACGTCCTCGCCTTCAGAACCCGTGGTGACGTCGTCCGGGACCGGTTCGAGAACATCCGTATCCGGGTTGGTGACACGCTCTTGGTGCAGGCACCTCCGGATAGCCTCACCCGCCTCGTCGAGAACGAGGACTTCATCGTCGCCCACGAGTTCGACGAGGTGACCTATCGGAGCGACAAGATTCCCTTCGCGGTTGGAATCATCGCCGGCGTCGTCGCACTCCCAGCACTGAACATTCTGCCAATCGTCGTCTCTGCGTTAGCAGGGGTCGTGGCGATGGTCTTCACTGGCGTCCTCAAGCCGACCGAACTCTACTCGTCCGTCGAGTGGAACGTGATTTTCCTCCTCGCTGGCGTCATCCCGCTCGGTATCGCCCTCCAGCAGACGGGTGCGGCGGCGCTTCTCGGAGACCTCGTCGCTTCGACCGCGGTGTTCTTGCCAGCAATCGGTGTTCTCTGGGTGTTTTACGTCGCAACCGGTCTACTGACGAGCGTCATCAGCAACAACGCGAGCGTCGTGTTGATGATTCCGGTTGCTGCCAGCGCCGCCCAGTCGATTGGTGCGAATGCATTCGCGTTCGTCCTCGCCGTGACGTTCGCCGCCTCAACGGCGTTCATGACTCCGGTGGGATACCAGACGAACCTCTTCGTGTACGGCCCCGGCGGCTACAAGTTCTCGGACTTCCTACGGGTCGGTGCGCCGTTGCAGTTGTTGTTGTCGGTGGTAACTGTCCTCGGAATTGCGTTCTTCTGGGGCGTCCGCGCGTGA
- a CDS encoding SpoVR family protein: MSFRRHRRDAQKEAARLDEPVREAGALARKLGLDPYPVNYWVVNYDEMNQLIAYGGFQERYPHWRWGMAYDRQRKTDQFGMGKAFEIVNNDEPANAFLQESNSLADQKAVITHVEAHSDFFNKNQWFGLFSDEGQFDAAAMLERHAQSIERYVQNPDISRDEVEKFIDAILCLEDTIDQHRSIREAAKDDDGRIPEDIRSQLKSLNISDDVRREVFDDAWMDRIEEAEREAAKLTDPRKDVLAYIREHGMRFDEETGKAEEMEPWQKDVLDMLREEAYYFAAQKMTKVMNEGWAAYWESLMMGDERFAGTDEFITYADHQSRVLGSPGLNPYKLGKELWEYIENTTNRAEVAEKLLRVEGITWRNFHEVVDFDEVQSSLRTDPVIDGVDADSLDELAALGPDDPRVDHEMLDRALSGDESIDVDAYPWKVLSYEGLAARHYSLVKPQNRGFLRRIRRSELEQLSRYMFDDELYETVEDAIADVDKAAGWDRMREIRESHNDVTFLDAFLTEEFVRVNHYFAYEFSQSSRQFRVSSTQYEDVKKKLLFQFTNFGKPTIAVYDGNFDNRGELLLGHQYNGVILDVKQARGVIERVYHLWGRPVNLMTIIKEFDEHEVEVARRRGREPTPVERAIRIRYDGTEFTVRDLDPELEARIAASDIDYDTKPDDWL; the protein is encoded by the coding sequence ATGAGTTTCAGACGACACCGCAGAGACGCACAGAAAGAGGCCGCTCGCCTCGACGAACCGGTTCGTGAAGCGGGCGCACTCGCCCGGAAACTCGGGTTGGACCCGTACCCGGTGAACTACTGGGTGGTCAACTACGACGAGATGAACCAACTCATCGCCTACGGCGGGTTCCAAGAGCGCTATCCGCACTGGCGATGGGGGATGGCCTACGACCGGCAACGAAAGACCGACCAGTTCGGCATGGGCAAGGCGTTCGAAATCGTCAACAACGACGAACCGGCGAACGCCTTCTTACAGGAGTCGAACTCGCTGGCCGACCAGAAGGCCGTCATCACCCACGTCGAGGCCCACTCGGACTTCTTCAACAAGAACCAGTGGTTCGGCCTGTTCTCCGACGAGGGGCAGTTCGACGCCGCCGCGATGCTCGAACGGCACGCACAATCGATAGAGCGCTACGTCCAGAACCCGGACATCAGTCGCGACGAAGTCGAGAAGTTCATCGACGCGATTCTCTGTCTCGAAGACACCATCGACCAACATCGGTCGATTCGTGAGGCGGCCAAAGACGACGACGGCCGTATTCCCGAGGACATCCGGTCACAACTGAAGAGCCTCAACATCTCTGACGACGTGCGCCGTGAGGTGTTCGACGACGCGTGGATGGACCGAATCGAGGAGGCCGAACGTGAGGCCGCGAAACTCACCGACCCCCGGAAAGACGTGCTCGCGTACATCCGCGAACACGGCATGCGCTTCGACGAAGAGACGGGGAAGGCAGAGGAGATGGAACCGTGGCAGAAGGACGTCCTCGACATGCTCCGCGAAGAGGCGTACTACTTCGCCGCCCAGAAGATGACGAAAGTCATGAACGAGGGGTGGGCCGCCTACTGGGAGTCGCTCATGATGGGCGACGAACGGTTCGCCGGCACGGACGAGTTCATCACGTACGCCGACCACCAGTCGCGCGTCCTCGGGTCGCCCGGCCTCAACCCGTACAAGTTGGGCAAGGAACTCTGGGAGTACATCGAGAACACGACGAACCGCGCCGAAGTCGCCGAGAAACTCCTCCGCGTCGAGGGAATCACGTGGCGCAACTTCCACGAAGTCGTCGACTTCGACGAGGTGCAGTCGTCGCTTCGGACCGACCCCGTCATCGACGGTGTTGACGCCGACTCGCTGGACGAACTCGCCGCACTCGGTCCGGACGACCCGCGAGTGGACCACGAGATGCTCGACAGAGCGCTCTCGGGTGACGAGTCCATCGACGTGGACGCGTATCCGTGGAAAGTCCTCTCGTACGAGGGCCTCGCAGCGCGACACTACTCGCTCGTCAAACCACAGAACCGCGGATTCCTCCGGCGCATCCGCCGGTCCGAACTCGAACAGTTGTCGCGCTACATGTTCGACGACGAACTGTACGAGACTGTCGAAGACGCCATCGCGGACGTCGACAAGGCCGCGGGGTGGGACCGCATGCGCGAGATTCGCGAGAGTCACAACGACGTGACGTTCCTCGACGCCTTCCTCACCGAAGAGTTCGTCCGCGTGAACCACTACTTCGCGTACGAGTTCTCCCAGTCGTCGCGGCAGTTCCGCGTCTCGTCGACGCAGTACGAAGACGTGAAGAAGAAACTGCTGTTCCAGTTCACGAACTTCGGAAAGCCGACTATCGCCGTCTACGACGGCAACTTCGACAACCGCGGTGAACTGCTGCTCGGCCACCAGTACAACGGCGTCATCCTCGACGTGAAGCAAGCCCGCGGCGTCATCGAACGGGTCTACCACCTGTGGGGCCGCCCGGTCAACCTGATGACCATCATCAAAGAGTTCGACGAACACGAAGTAGAAGTCGCCCGTCGCCGCGGGCGCGAACCGACGCCGGTAGAGCGCGCGATTCGCATCCGGTACGACGGAACCGAGTTCACCGTCAGGGACCTAGACCCGGAACTCGAAGCGCGTATCGCCGCGAGCGATATCGACTACGACACGAAGCCCGATGACTGGCTCTGA
- a CDS encoding disulfide bond formation protein B has product MNDSIRAMLAVGTLVALGATAGSLYFSLGLGLTPCDLCWYQRILMYPLVVVLGVAAVEDRGGVWKTVLPLSLGGAALAGYHTYLQITPGATCTVGGPCTSIQYPMLDGLLTIPRLSLVAFVLLTLLSIVVGWYNKPSDNMWVA; this is encoded by the coding sequence GTGAACGATTCGATACGAGCGATGCTCGCCGTGGGCACACTCGTCGCACTCGGCGCGACGGCGGGCAGTCTCTACTTCAGTCTCGGACTCGGACTCACGCCCTGTGACCTCTGTTGGTACCAACGCATCTTGATGTACCCACTCGTCGTCGTCCTCGGAGTGGCCGCCGTCGAAGACCGAGGCGGTGTCTGGAAGACGGTGTTGCCACTCTCACTCGGCGGTGCTGCACTCGCGGGGTACCACACCTACCTGCAAATCACACCGGGCGCGACCTGCACGGTTGGCGGGCCGTGTACGAGCATCCAGTACCCGATGCTCGATGGACTGCTCACGATTCCGCGACTCTCGCTCGTCGCCTTCGTGCTCCTGACGCTCCTCTCGATTGTCGTCGGGTGGTACAACAAACCGAGCGACAACATGTGGGTCGCCTGA
- a CDS encoding DUF7344 domain-containing protein — protein sequence MGFADRHADGTLDEAVIHDVLRNERRRLVLERLRDTDDEQAVGDLAEHIAEVESGESPPPRKVRQSVYISLHQTHLPKLDTLHIVTYDSSAKVVSLGTSAVELEPYLVDDTVQSPFAMLTFTTCLAGLALVFAGWMGMPVIDRVDPRLVAIVALVLVTLVTGAELGLATRGRM from the coding sequence ATGGGATTCGCTGACCGCCACGCCGACGGGACGCTCGACGAGGCGGTCATCCACGACGTGCTCCGGAACGAACGACGCCGACTCGTCCTCGAACGACTTCGGGACACTGACGACGAACAGGCCGTCGGTGACCTCGCCGAGCACATCGCCGAAGTTGAGTCCGGTGAGTCACCGCCGCCGCGAAAGGTTCGCCAGAGCGTCTACATCTCGTTGCACCAGACGCACCTCCCGAAACTCGACACGCTCCACATCGTCACCTACGACTCGTCGGCGAAAGTCGTCTCACTCGGGACGAGCGCCGTCGAACTCGAACCGTACCTCGTCGACGACACCGTCCAGTCGCCCTTCGCGATGCTCACGTTCACCACCTGTCTCGCTGGCCTCGCACTCGTCTTCGCAGGCTGGATGGGCATGCCAGTCATCGACCGTGTCGACCCGAGACTGGTCGCTATCGTGGCCCTCGTTCTCGTCACTCTGGTCACTGGGGCGGAACTCGGCCTCGCGACGCGAGGTCGGATGTAA
- a CDS encoding hemolysin family protein, translating into MVDLISLGGLFLAFFLVVMNGIFVAAEFAFVKVRPTQVNALVERGKPGAALVQDVIQNLDDYLAVSQLGITLSSLGLGWIGEPAVAALIEPVLGQLLPAEIVHLVAFVLGFGFITFLHVVFGELAPKTFAIQEAPRIALLVAPLMKFFYYAFVPGIIVFNGTANYFTRLAGVSPASESEETHTEAEIRMILTRSEETGHIDLDEVEMIESVFELGDTVAREVMVPRPDVETVTASMPLSELRSVVANGTYTRYLVLDEDGNQPLGFVHAKDILRATEAETEEDSTTTARELARRVLTVPETRRIDAILADFQTRGEGQMAVVVDEWGVFEGIVTIEDILEEIVGDIQDEFDTGAQEPSIQKRDDGAYVVDGGVSIQDVNDQLDSRFESDDVETIGGLVFSRLGRVPEVGDQVDADGYALQVEAVDDTRIERLVIREAQEIQDSDDE; encoded by the coding sequence ATGGTAGATCTGATTTCTCTCGGCGGACTGTTTCTCGCCTTTTTCCTCGTCGTCATGAACGGAATCTTCGTCGCTGCGGAGTTCGCGTTCGTCAAAGTCCGTCCCACGCAGGTGAATGCGCTCGTCGAACGAGGCAAACCGGGGGCAGCACTCGTGCAGGACGTCATCCAGAATCTGGACGACTATCTGGCTGTCAGTCAACTCGGTATCACGCTCTCGTCACTCGGCCTCGGCTGGATCGGTGAACCGGCTGTCGCAGCGCTCATCGAACCGGTCTTGGGCCAGTTGCTCCCTGCGGAAATCGTTCATCTCGTTGCTTTCGTCCTCGGGTTCGGTTTCATCACGTTCCTCCACGTGGTGTTCGGCGAACTCGCCCCGAAGACGTTCGCTATTCAGGAGGCCCCACGTATCGCGCTCCTCGTCGCCCCACTCATGAAGTTCTTCTACTACGCGTTCGTGCCCGGCATCATCGTCTTCAACGGGACGGCCAACTACTTCACCCGCCTCGCGGGTGTCTCTCCGGCGTCCGAGAGTGAGGAAACTCACACCGAAGCGGAGATTCGTATGATTCTCACCCGTTCAGAGGAGACGGGACACATCGACCTCGACGAAGTCGAGATGATCGAGAGCGTCTTCGAACTCGGGGACACGGTCGCTCGGGAGGTCATGGTTCCGCGTCCAGACGTGGAAACTGTGACTGCCTCGATGCCGCTCTCGGAACTCCGGTCGGTCGTCGCAAACGGGACCTACACGCGCTACCTCGTGCTCGACGAGGACGGGAATCAACCGCTTGGATTCGTCCACGCCAAGGACATCCTGCGAGCGACCGAAGCTGAGACGGAAGAAGACAGCACGACCACAGCGCGTGAGCTCGCACGAAGGGTCCTCACGGTACCGGAGACGCGTCGTATCGACGCAATTCTCGCCGACTTTCAGACGCGTGGAGAAGGCCAGATGGCCGTCGTCGTCGACGAGTGGGGTGTCTTCGAGGGCATCGTGACCATCGAGGATATCCTCGAAGAGATTGTGGGCGATATTCAAGACGAATTCGATACGGGTGCACAGGAGCCATCCATCCAGAAGAGGGACGACGGAGCGTACGTTGTCGACGGAGGGGTCTCCATTCAGGACGTGAACGACCAACTCGACTCTCGATTCGAGAGCGACGACGTCGAGACGATCGGTGGATTGGTCTTCAGTCGCCTCGGCAGAGTCCCCGAAGTGGGCGACCAGGTCGATGCGGACGGGTACGCGCTTCAGGTCGAGGCTGTCGACGATACTCGAATCGAACGACTCGTGATTCGAGAGGCACAGGAAATTCAGGACTCGGACGACGAGTAG
- a CDS encoding MgtC/SapB family protein, with product MVQEVFASVDPIVARLFIAAALGMFLGLERERSGKTAGMRTFTLTSLVGGIAVAIDSEVILAVGGLLVVVQAVLLGSRGIAKLRTGRDDSDADTSELDRTDTVDAGVSDSTVSASLSLTTSTSLLVAYAVGAAVVGGYVIEGVIVALTTSLLLVLRRELHGFAHRLTSDEVRSAVELAIIAFVVYPLLPNEALGPWGAVNPRTVWLLVIAVSAIGFVNYVIIRRYGERGIAITGFFGGLVNSTAVIGEIAGRAERNPSIRPLAVGAILMADAAMAVRNLALIVVFVPEIAWQVGIPLALITLVGVGYALATREWGVDLDVAFESPFSLEGALRFGLFFLVVLLVSAAAQEYFGATGFVVTSFLGGLVSSGSVVTTTVTLYGGGHIESTTAIVGVLAGTAASIFVKIFLAASIDRELLAPVARKSALLVTSGIVGVFLVVSLS from the coding sequence ATGGTTCAAGAGGTGTTCGCGTCTGTCGACCCCATCGTCGCCCGGTTGTTCATCGCAGCGGCACTGGGGATGTTCCTTGGATTGGAACGCGAGCGGTCGGGAAAGACCGCTGGGATGCGGACGTTCACGCTGACGAGTCTCGTCGGAGGAATCGCGGTCGCAATCGACAGCGAGGTCATCCTCGCAGTGGGCGGGTTGCTCGTGGTCGTCCAAGCGGTCTTGCTCGGGAGCCGCGGAATCGCCAAACTACGGACTGGGCGCGACGATTCCGATGCAGATACGTCCGAGTTGGACCGGACCGACACGGTCGACGCTGGCGTGTCCGACAGCACAGTGAGCGCGAGTCTGTCACTGACCACGTCCACGTCGCTCCTCGTCGCGTACGCAGTCGGTGCCGCAGTCGTGGGGGGGTACGTCATCGAGGGGGTAATCGTCGCACTCACGACCTCACTCCTGTTAGTACTCCGCCGGGAACTCCACGGGTTCGCCCACCGGCTGACCTCCGACGAAGTTCGGAGCGCAGTCGAATTAGCCATTATCGCGTTCGTCGTCTATCCATTGCTTCCGAACGAGGCGCTGGGTCCGTGGGGCGCGGTCAACCCGAGAACGGTCTGGCTCCTCGTCATCGCAGTGAGCGCCATCGGCTTCGTCAACTACGTCATCATCAGACGGTACGGCGAACGCGGTATCGCCATCACGGGATTCTTCGGTGGCCTCGTCAACTCCACAGCCGTCATCGGTGAAATCGCGGGGCGTGCGGAGCGAAATCCCTCGATTCGACCGCTCGCCGTCGGCGCGATTCTTATGGCCGACGCCGCGATGGCGGTCCGAAACCTCGCACTCATCGTCGTCTTCGTACCCGAAATCGCGTGGCAAGTGGGGATTCCACTCGCGCTCATCACACTCGTGGGTGTCGGCTACGCACTCGCCACGCGCGAATGGGGCGTCGACCTGGACGTGGCGTTCGAGTCTCCGTTCAGCCTCGAAGGTGCACTCAGATTCGGACTCTTCTTCCTCGTGGTCTTGCTCGTCTCTGCGGCGGCACAGGAGTACTTCGGAGCCACCGGATTCGTGGTGACGAGTTTCCTCGGGGGGTTGGTCTCCAGTGGGTCGGTCGTCACGACGACAGTCACACTCTACGGCGGTGGACACATCGAAAGCACGACCGCCATCGTGGGCGTGTTGGCGGGGACAGCAGCGAGTATCTTCGTCAAGATTTTCCTCGCTGCGAGCATCGACCGCGAACTCCTCGCACCCGTCGCTCGAAAGAGCGCGCTCCTCGTCACGAGTGGAATCGTCGGCGTCTTCCTCGTCGTGTCTCTGTCGTGA